A single region of the Streptomyces vilmorinianum genome encodes:
- a CDS encoding MFS transporter, whose product MGFLTTAESAPGRTGSGSGSGSSEWPVSRRYAWVVFALSFGLLLSDYMSRQVLNAVFPMLKAEWLLSDARLGSLSGIVALMVGLLTFPLSLLADRWGRVKSLVLAATMWSLATLGCAVAATYGQMFIGRLLVGVGEAAYGSVGIAVVLSVFPRALRATLSGAFIAGGAFGSVLGISIGGAVAQAYGWRWAFGVMGVFGLVLAGIYAIVVTEKRLSPGSGPAPAPGTADAGTRGELRALLPKLFSSVSVISAYVGSGLQLFIAGALIAWLPSYFNRSYDMPTAKAGATAGLFALVIGVGMIVGGIVSDRISRRAPIRKWAVAIGCSVGSLVLLMTAFRLPAGPAQLLVLGLGTLLCAGTAGPGAAMVANLTPAAIAATAFATLTLAQSLLGLAPGPAVTGMLADRFGLLGALQLVPLVAIAATAAFLIGRSRYEHDLRRLTAPITPGAPGAPGDTVEPKEPEPAS is encoded by the coding sequence ATGGGGTTTCTCACCACTGCGGAATCCGCTCCGGGGAGAACCGGCTCCGGTTCCGGTTCCGGCTCCTCCGAGTGGCCCGTCTCCCGGCGCTACGCCTGGGTGGTCTTTGCACTGAGTTTCGGACTCCTGCTCTCGGACTACATGTCCCGGCAGGTGCTCAACGCCGTCTTCCCGATGCTGAAGGCCGAATGGCTGCTCTCCGACGCCCGGCTGGGCTCCCTCAGCGGCATCGTGGCACTGATGGTCGGTCTGCTCACGTTCCCCCTCTCGCTGCTGGCCGACCGATGGGGGAGGGTGAAGTCCCTGGTCCTCGCGGCGACGATGTGGAGCCTGGCGACCCTTGGCTGCGCGGTGGCGGCGACCTACGGCCAGATGTTCATCGGCCGGCTCCTGGTCGGTGTCGGTGAGGCCGCGTACGGCAGTGTCGGCATCGCCGTGGTCCTGAGCGTCTTCCCGCGGGCCCTGCGGGCGACCCTCTCCGGGGCCTTCATCGCCGGCGGGGCCTTCGGCTCGGTCCTGGGCATATCCATCGGCGGTGCCGTGGCCCAGGCGTACGGCTGGCGCTGGGCGTTCGGCGTGATGGGCGTCTTCGGCCTCGTGCTCGCCGGCATCTACGCGATCGTGGTCACCGAGAAGCGCCTGTCTCCCGGATCGGGCCCCGCCCCCGCGCCGGGCACGGCGGACGCCGGGACGCGCGGCGAGCTCCGAGCACTTCTGCCGAAGCTGTTCTCCTCCGTCTCGGTGATCAGTGCCTACGTCGGCAGCGGTCTGCAGCTGTTCATCGCGGGCGCGCTCATCGCCTGGCTGCCCAGCTACTTCAACCGCTCCTACGACATGCCGACCGCGAAGGCCGGCGCGACCGCGGGCCTCTTCGCTCTGGTGATCGGTGTCGGCATGATCGTCGGCGGCATCGTCTCGGACCGGATCAGCCGGCGCGCCCCGATCCGCAAGTGGGCCGTCGCCATCGGCTGCAGCGTGGGCTCCCTCGTGCTGCTGATGACCGCGTTCCGTCTTCCGGCCGGCCCGGCGCAACTGCTGGTGCTGGGGCTCGGAACCCTGCTGTGCGCCGGAACGGCCGGGCCGGGGGCCGCCATGGTGGCGAACCTGACGCCCGCGGCCATCGCCGCGACGGCGTTCGCCACGCTCACGCTGGCCCAGAGCCTGCTCGGACTGGCCCCCGGCCCGGCGGTCACGGGGATGCTCGCGGACCGGTTCGGTCTGCTCGGCGCGCTCCAGCTCGTCCCGCTCGTGGCCATCGCGGCCACCGCGGCCTTCCTGATCGGCCGCAGCCGGTACGAGCACGATCTCCGCCGCCTCACCGCACCCATCACACCTGGCGCACCGGGCGCTCCCGGCGACACGGTGGAGCCCAAGGAACCGGAGCCGGCTTCATGA
- a CDS encoding acetoacetate--CoA ligase, whose amino-acid sequence MNTDTDLLWSPGRRELEDSNVAVFMEWLGEVRGLCFTDYAELWRWSSTDLPGFWSAVWEFYGLDAVTAYDEVLGDASMPGASWFPGARLNFAERCFAQATDVRPALVAVAEGGTPVEISWEQLRREVADVAAALRRMGVGPGDCVAGYLTNIPQAVVALLATAAVGGVWTACSPDFGTPSVLARLGQARPTVLVAADGYRYGGKEYDRRPTVAELLDGLPTVRHLLTVDHLFPAPTDARSTRPDVEQHVWSTLPAAGEALVSADVPFDHPLWILWSSGTTGVPKGIVQGHGGIVVELLKALGLGADLRPEDRYLFITSTSWMVWNFLVGGLLHGSTIVLYDGSPTFPDVGGAWRIAERTRATMVGVGAAYLAAVEKSGTHPAAEFDLRPLRSVLQTGSAMAPSTWRWVHDRLAPGVWVQSICGGTDICSVLAGGSALLPVRTGRIQCPALGVALAAWDDSGQPSTGARGELVVTAPLPSMPLYFVDDVDGRRYRASYFDTYPGVWRHGDWVTVDPDLSVVVSGRSDSTLNRMGVRMGSADIYAVVEQFPEIADSLVVGVEQEDGGYFMPLFVVTTGGTALDDGLRERITTAIKRRLSPRHVPDVILPVPAVPRTLTGKKLEVPVKRLLQGARVADVSSEGAVTHFEMLRWFAAFAARRAEDAGT is encoded by the coding sequence ATGAACACTGACACCGACCTGTTGTGGTCACCCGGTCGCCGCGAGCTCGAGGACTCCAACGTCGCGGTCTTCATGGAATGGCTGGGAGAGGTCCGGGGGCTGTGCTTCACCGACTACGCCGAGCTGTGGCGGTGGAGCTCCACCGACCTGCCCGGATTCTGGTCGGCGGTATGGGAGTTCTACGGGCTCGACGCCGTCACCGCCTACGACGAGGTACTGGGCGACGCATCGATGCCGGGAGCCTCCTGGTTCCCCGGCGCCCGGCTGAACTTCGCCGAGCGGTGCTTCGCCCAGGCCACCGACGTACGTCCCGCGCTGGTCGCCGTGGCCGAGGGCGGCACACCCGTCGAGATCTCGTGGGAGCAGCTGCGCCGCGAGGTCGCGGACGTCGCCGCGGCCCTGCGGCGGATGGGGGTGGGGCCCGGTGACTGTGTCGCCGGGTATCTGACCAACATCCCGCAGGCGGTGGTGGCTCTGCTGGCCACCGCCGCCGTCGGCGGCGTGTGGACGGCCTGTTCGCCGGACTTCGGCACTCCCAGCGTCCTCGCCAGGCTGGGACAGGCCCGTCCCACGGTCCTCGTGGCGGCGGACGGGTACCGCTACGGGGGCAAGGAGTACGACCGGCGCCCCACGGTCGCCGAACTCCTGGACGGACTTCCCACCGTCCGTCACCTTCTCACCGTGGATCATCTGTTCCCGGCGCCGACCGATGCCCGGTCCACCCGGCCGGATGTCGAGCAGCACGTCTGGTCGACGCTGCCGGCGGCCGGTGAGGCGCTCGTCTCCGCCGACGTGCCCTTCGACCATCCGCTGTGGATCCTGTGGTCGTCCGGGACCACAGGGGTTCCCAAGGGGATCGTGCAAGGCCACGGCGGCATCGTCGTGGAACTCCTCAAGGCGCTCGGCCTGGGCGCCGACCTGCGCCCCGAGGACCGGTACCTGTTCATCACCTCCACGAGCTGGATGGTGTGGAACTTCCTCGTCGGTGGCCTGCTGCACGGGAGCACGATCGTCCTCTACGACGGCAGTCCCACGTTCCCCGATGTGGGCGGCGCCTGGCGGATCGCCGAACGGACGCGGGCGACCATGGTCGGGGTCGGGGCGGCCTACCTCGCGGCCGTGGAGAAGTCGGGCACCCATCCCGCCGCCGAGTTCGACCTCCGTCCGCTGCGTTCCGTCCTTCAGACCGGATCCGCCATGGCGCCGAGCACCTGGCGCTGGGTCCACGACCGGCTCGCGCCCGGTGTCTGGGTGCAGTCCATCTGCGGCGGCACCGACATCTGCTCCGTACTCGCCGGCGGCTCCGCACTGCTTCCGGTCCGGACGGGCCGGATCCAGTGCCCCGCACTGGGCGTCGCGCTGGCGGCATGGGACGACTCGGGGCAGCCGTCGACCGGCGCGCGGGGCGAGCTGGTGGTGACCGCCCCGCTGCCGTCCATGCCCCTGTACTTCGTCGACGACGTCGATGGCCGGCGCTACCGCGCCAGTTACTTCGACACCTACCCCGGGGTGTGGCGGCACGGTGACTGGGTCACCGTCGATCCGGACCTGTCGGTCGTCGTGTCCGGCCGCTCGGACTCCACGCTCAATCGCATGGGCGTACGCATGGGCTCCGCCGACATCTACGCCGTCGTGGAGCAGTTCCCGGAGATCGCCGACAGCCTCGTCGTCGGCGTCGAGCAGGAGGACGGCGGGTACTTCATGCCGCTGTTCGTCGTCACCACCGGGGGAACGGCACTCGACGACGGGCTGCGGGAACGGATCACCACGGCCATCAAGCGCCGGCTGTCCCCGCGCCACGTGCCCGATGTGATCCTGCCGGTTCCCGCCGTACCGCGCACGCTGACCGGCAAGAAGCTCGAGGTGCCCGTCAAGCGCCTCCTGCAGGGGGCACGCGTCGCCGACGTCAGCAGCGAGGGTGCCGTCACCCACTTCGAGATGCTGCGCTGGTTCGCCGCCTTCGCGGCACGCAGGGCCGAGGACGCGGGGACGTGA
- a CDS encoding TauD/TfdA dioxygenase family protein yields MASAASVASMASAASVASMASEDGPPSTPRHTSPQECTMPDTLRPKELPPAPPAPPRPGALRSSLDVEPLTCTIGAEVSGVSLADAARDDDLFAEIKSLLLQYKVLFLRDQDITRADHIAFAERFGALEDHPVAGSDPDHPGLVRIYKDLDSAPEHYENALHTDGTWRENPSMGAVLRCVESPPVGGDTIWVNMTEAYRRLPEHIRAQIQDLRARHSIEATFGAVMPEDQRHALKARFPDAEHPVVRTHPETGEQILFVNAFTTHFVNYHTPANVRFGQDYAPGASHLLNYLISQAAVPEYQVRWRWRKNSVAIWDNRSTQHYAVQDYWPGVRRMERAGIVGDRPF; encoded by the coding sequence CGGCCTCCGTGGCCTCCATGGCCTCCGCGGCCTCCGTGGCCTCCATGGCCTCCGAGGACGGCCCTCCGAGCACACCCCGCCACACCTCACCCCAGGAGTGCACCATGCCCGACACCCTCCGCCCGAAGGAACTCCCCCCGGCCCCACCCGCCCCACCGCGCCCCGGCGCGCTCCGCAGCTCCCTCGACGTCGAGCCGCTGACCTGCACCATCGGAGCCGAGGTCTCCGGCGTGAGCCTCGCCGACGCCGCTCGTGACGACGACCTCTTCGCCGAGATCAAGAGCCTGCTCCTGCAGTACAAGGTCCTTTTCCTGCGCGACCAGGACATCACCCGCGCCGACCACATCGCCTTCGCCGAACGCTTCGGCGCGCTGGAGGACCACCCGGTGGCCGGCAGCGACCCGGACCACCCTGGCCTCGTCCGTATCTACAAGGACCTGGACAGCGCGCCCGAGCACTACGAGAACGCGCTCCACACCGACGGCACCTGGCGCGAGAACCCGTCCATGGGAGCCGTACTCCGCTGCGTCGAGTCTCCCCCCGTGGGCGGCGACACGATCTGGGTCAACATGACCGAGGCCTACCGCCGCCTCCCGGAGCACATCAGGGCGCAGATCCAGGACCTGCGCGCCCGGCACAGCATCGAGGCGACCTTCGGCGCGGTCATGCCCGAGGATCAGCGTCACGCGCTCAAGGCGCGGTTCCCTGACGCGGAGCACCCGGTGGTGCGCACCCACCCGGAGACCGGCGAGCAGATCCTCTTCGTCAACGCCTTCACCACGCACTTCGTCAACTACCACACGCCCGCGAACGTGCGCTTCGGCCAGGACTACGCACCGGGCGCGAGCCACCTGCTGAACTACCTGATCAGCCAGGCCGCGGTCCCCGAGTACCAGGTCCGCTGGCGCTGGCGGAAGAACAGCGTCGCCATCTGGGACAACCGCTCCACCCAGCACTACGCCGTCCAGGACTACTGGCCCGGCGTCCGCAGGATGGAGCGCGCCGGGATCGTCGGCGACCGGCCCTTCTGA
- a CDS encoding RBBP9/YdeN family alpha/beta hydrolase, whose amino-acid sequence MTGDAESTIVIVPGMREHVEDHWQTILAERLGHAGRTVRVVPPLVRDRLSRDAQVANVVDVMARITGPVVIVAHSAGVLTTVHWAQCHDADVRGTDVRGALLAVPPDFETPLPDGYPAPDELATHGWTPVPRKPLPFPSIVAASSDDPLGSLGRVAELARDWGSRLVEIGPVGHLNPASGHGPWPQSEALVEALELGWCHTTAPRPAS is encoded by the coding sequence ATGACAGGCGACGCGGAGTCGACGATCGTGATCGTTCCCGGCATGCGGGAACACGTCGAGGACCACTGGCAGACCATTCTGGCCGAGCGGCTCGGCCATGCGGGCCGCACCGTCCGCGTCGTTCCACCGCTCGTGCGCGACCGGCTCAGCCGCGACGCCCAGGTCGCCAACGTGGTCGACGTGATGGCGCGGATCACCGGGCCGGTCGTCATCGTCGCCCACAGCGCGGGCGTCTTGACCACGGTGCACTGGGCCCAGTGCCACGACGCGGACGTCCGGGGCACGGACGTCCGGGGCGCCCTGCTGGCCGTACCCCCGGACTTCGAGACGCCGCTGCCGGACGGCTACCCCGCTCCCGACGAGCTGGCAACGCACGGATGGACACCGGTGCCACGGAAGCCGCTGCCCTTCCCCAGCATCGTCGCGGCCAGTTCGGACGATCCGCTGGGATCCCTGGGGCGCGTCGCCGAGCTCGCCCGGGACTGGGGAAGCCGTCTCGTGGAGATCGGCCCCGTCGGACACCTCAACCCCGCCTCCGGGCACGGTCCGTGGCCCCAGTCCGAGGCACTCGTCGAGGCGCTCGAACTGGGCTGGTGCCATACGACGGCGCCACGGCCCGCTTCGTAG